One region of Chryseobacterium sp. C-71 genomic DNA includes:
- a CDS encoding XAC2610-related protein, producing the protein MKFLRFAILIFIISSCSKSKEQNINAYFSEEKFADSLNVGLRGKTKVEIEKFRNDNTEDNLIILNFYQRDSIWDFKKQKNIGNVWKQTNRFYFDKDGVTGIDAEISDFNSDGYKDFIYESGIAARGGNTIKTLFIYNPKNKDFVHIKNSDDYPNLSFNSKLNCINSLILTGSVTTHFLKLKQDSLIEFARVDVSDKILVEERDSSGQFKIIEEKKFEGNDGDFYLGYFNYKPLEK; encoded by the coding sequence ATGAAATTTTTAAGGTTTGCCATTTTAATATTTATAATTTCTTCTTGTTCGAAAAGTAAAGAACAAAATATTAACGCTTATTTTTCGGAAGAAAAGTTCGCAGACAGTTTAAATGTTGGTTTGAGGGGAAAAACAAAAGTGGAGATTGAGAAATTTCGAAATGATAATACAGAGGATAATCTTATTATTCTAAATTTTTATCAACGAGACAGTATTTGGGATTTTAAAAAGCAAAAAAATATTGGAAATGTCTGGAAACAAACCAATAGATTTTACTTTGATAAAGATGGAGTTACTGGCATCGATGCTGAAATTTCCGATTTTAATAGTGACGGATATAAAGACTTCATATATGAAAGTGGAATCGCAGCAAGAGGAGGAAATACAATCAAAACGTTATTCATTTATAATCCAAAAAATAAAGATTTTGTGCATATAAAAAACTCTGATGATTATCCTAACCTGAGTTTTAACTCAAAATTAAATTGTATCAATTCTCTTATTTTGACAGGTTCTGTAACGACTCATTTTTTAAAATTAAAACAAGATTCTTTAATTGAATTTGCCAGAGTTGATGTTTCAGACAAGATATTGGTGGAGGAAAGAGATTCATCAGGTCAATTTAAAATTATTGAAGAAAAGAAATTTGAAGGAAATGATGGTGATTTTTACTTAGGGTATTTCAATTATAAACCGCTAGAAAAATGA
- a CDS encoding SMI1/KNR4 family protein: MITEFFKDFDFKNFWSECSYSARDYIGSIADDEMIDSVEKELGYKLPGSYIQMMKTQNGGLANKSVFPTTEANSWADDHVAINGIMGIGRERIYSLCGEMGSQFMIDEWGYPAIGVYFADCPSAGHDMILFDYSNCGKDGEPEVVHIDQENNFKKTFLAKDFETFIKGLKVEEEF; this comes from the coding sequence ATGATAACAGAATTTTTCAAAGACTTCGACTTTAAGAATTTTTGGAGTGAATGCAGCTACTCTGCAAGAGACTACATCGGTAGTATCGCTGATGACGAGATGATTGATTCTGTTGAAAAAGAATTGGGATACAAACTTCCCGGCTCTTACATTCAGATGATGAAGACACAGAACGGTGGCTTGGCAAACAAATCTGTTTTCCCTACTACTGAAGCCAATTCTTGGGCAGATGATCATGTGGCAATTAATGGTATTATGGGAATTGGGCGAGAACGTATTTATTCGCTTTGCGGAGAAATGGGGAGTCAGTTTATGATTGATGAATGGGGTTATCCTGCAATCGGAGTGTATTTTGCAGACTGTCCGTCAGCAGGACATGATATGATTTTATTTGATTATTCAAACTGTGGTAAAGATGGTGAGCCCGAAGTAGTGCATATAGATCAGGAAAATAATTTTAAGAAAACTTTTTTGGCTAAAGATTTTGAAACTTTTATAAAAGGTTTGAAAGTTGAAGAGGAATTTTAG
- a CDS encoding DUF4241 domain-containing protein, translating to MNESWLKKWEEVKDVLVCPTDLETYFTSNEILGQKMETIEIGNVSLPSGKIVVRDPLVYLSSDEKPYFIQAPKGNFPVTVAVVKSEDWGDRYAVVKVEFTKEKPVVYREALIGIEDLEDVTADDFFGFSVDAGLGCITDAEVLPSVDQFIAATDFDNVYDDYFAEIFAQSYKDHPDNQRDAGDWINWTVPNTDYQIPMFASGFGDGSYPVYFAYDTHGEICGLYIQFIDVELALSEDGDDEDVE from the coding sequence ATGAACGAAAGCTGGTTGAAAAAATGGGAAGAAGTAAAAGATGTTTTAGTTTGTCCTACAGACCTTGAAACATATTTTACCTCGAATGAAATTCTTGGACAGAAAATGGAGACGATCGAAATAGGCAATGTTTCGCTACCGTCCGGAAAAATAGTGGTGAGAGATCCGCTTGTTTATCTGAGTTCTGATGAAAAACCATACTTCATTCAAGCTCCGAAAGGAAATTTCCCGGTTACGGTTGCTGTGGTGAAATCTGAGGATTGGGGAGACCGGTATGCTGTAGTAAAAGTTGAATTTACCAAAGAAAAACCTGTCGTTTATCGTGAAGCTTTAATTGGAATTGAAGACTTGGAAGATGTAACCGCAGACGATTTTTTTGGTTTCAGTGTAGATGCAGGTTTAGGATGTATTACCGATGCTGAAGTTCTTCCTTCTGTAGATCAATTTATTGCTGCAACAGATTTCGACAATGTGTACGATGATTATTTTGCTGAAATTTTTGCACAGAGTTACAAAGATCATCCAGACAATCAGAGAGATGCCGGAGACTGGATCAATTGGACGGTTCCCAATACAGACTATCAGATTCCGATGTTTGCGAGCGGGTTTGGTGACGGGAGCTATCCTGTATATTTTGCGTACGATACTCATGGTGAAATTTGTGGATTATACATTCAGTTTATCGATGTCGAATTGGCTTTGAGTGAAGATGGAGACGATGAAGATGTAGAATAA
- a CDS encoding SMUG2 DNA glycosylase family protein, whose product MSGKTFADQVVEFNKKLNFTGILPNDFQVLNPYLDNPETLAVMQKFYQKYYNDSSQRKFMIGINPSRHGAGVTGVPFTDTKRLETVCGIKMESSHTHEISSVFIYDMIAAYGGAEEFYKDFYINSPFPLAIVRKSKGSWINANYYDDKELFNDVKDFMIDSLKKHISLGLDTSEVFVLGKKNADFISKLNAEAKLFDQMTVLDHPRYIQQYKSKEKDLYIDKYILSLKKINAKS is encoded by the coding sequence ATGTCTGGTAAAACTTTTGCAGATCAGGTAGTTGAATTTAATAAAAAATTAAATTTTACTGGAATTCTTCCTAATGATTTTCAGGTTCTGAATCCGTATTTGGATAACCCTGAAACGCTGGCTGTGATGCAAAAGTTTTATCAGAAATATTATAATGATTCCAGTCAAAGGAAATTTATGATTGGAATTAATCCCAGCCGTCATGGCGCAGGAGTTACCGGAGTTCCATTTACTGATACAAAGCGGTTGGAAACGGTTTGCGGAATTAAAATGGAATCTTCTCATACGCATGAAATCTCTTCCGTTTTTATATACGACATGATTGCAGCTTACGGCGGCGCAGAAGAATTTTACAAAGATTTTTACATCAATTCACCTTTTCCTTTGGCAATCGTACGAAAATCAAAAGGTAGTTGGATTAATGCCAATTATTATGATGACAAAGAACTTTTCAATGATGTGAAAGATTTTATGATCGATTCTTTAAAGAAACATATCAGCTTAGGTCTAGATACTTCTGAAGTTTTCGTTTTAGGAAAGAAAAATGCAGATTTTATTTCAAAATTAAATGCTGAAGCAAAATTATTTGATCAAATGACGGTGTTGGATCATCCCAGATATATTCAACAGTATAAATCGAAAGAAAAAGATTTGTATATTGATAAGTATATTTTGTCCTTGAAAAAAATAAATGCTAAGTCCTGA